The genomic region GTGGCCTCCGCCGACGAGCCCTTCAGCCAGTACGGCCTGCTCGCCGAGAGCGTGCAGACGCCGGCCGACCGCTCGTGGGTGCTCTTCACGCTGCGCCCCGAGGCGCGCTGGCACGACGGCCGCCCGATCACCCCCGCGGACGTGATCTGGACCTTCCAGACGCTCCTCGACAAGGGCCAGCCCTTCTTCCGCTTCTACTACGGGAGCGTCGACCAGGTCGAGCAGCGCGGCGAGCGGGGCGTCTACTTCCACTTCGCGCCGGGCACGAACCGCGAGCTGCCGCTGATCCTGGGCCAGCTCCCGGTGCTCCCGAAGCACTGGTGGGCGACCCGCAGCTTCGACGCCGTGAGCCTCGAGCCGCCGCTCGGGAGCGGCGCCTACAAGATCGCGAAGTTCGAGGCCGGACGCTTCGTCGAGTACGAGCGGGTGCCCGACTACTGGGGCCGGGACCTGCCCGTGAACCGCGGCCGCGAGAACTTCGACGTGCAGCGCTACGAGTACTTCCGCGACGCTACCGTCGCCCTCGAGGCCTTCAAGGGCGACCAGTACGACTTCCGGCTCGAGAACAGCGCGAAGGACTGGGCGACCGGCTACGACGTGCCGCCCGTGCACGACGGCCGGATCGTGAAGCAGGAGGTTCCGCACGAGCGGCCGGCCGGCATGCAGGGCTTCGCGATGAACCTGCGCCGGCCCGTGTTCCAGGACGCGCGCGTGCGCGAGGCGCTCGCCTTCGCCTTCGACTTCGAGTGGGAGAACCAGACCCTCTTCTACGGCCAGTACACGCGTACGCGTAGCTACTTCGAGAACTCGGAGCTGGCCGCACGCGGGCTCCCCGGGACGGCCGAGCTGGCGCTGCTCGAGCCCTTCCGCGGGAAGATCCCCGAGGAGGTGTTCACGACGGAGTACCAGCCGCCGGCGACGGACGGCTCGGGCAACAACCGCGACAACCTGCGCCGCGCCGCCGAGCTCTTCAAGGCGGCCGGCTGGCAGGTGGCCGGCGGGAAGCTCGTGAAGGACGGCCAGCCGCTGGCCTTCGAGATCCTGCTCCCGAGCGCGCAGTTCGAGCGCGTGGTCCTGCCCTACAAGGCGAACCTCGAGAAGATCGGGGTCACCGCCTCGGTCCGCACCGTCGACACCGCGCAGTACAAGCGCCGGATGGACACCTTCGACTACGACATGACGCTCTCGGTGTTCCCCCAGTCCGACTCGCCCGGCAACGAGCAGCGCGACTTCTGGGGCAGCGAGGCCGCCGGGCGCGAAGGCAGCCGCAACACGATCGGGATCCGGGACCCCGCCGTCGACGCGCTGGTCGAGCAGGTCATCGCGGCACCGGACCGGGCGAGCCTCGTGGCCGCGTGCCGCGCGCTCGATCGCGTGCTCCAGTGGGGCCACTACGTCGTGCCGAACTGGTACATCGCGAGTGACCGGATCGCCTACTGGAACCGCTTCGGGATGCCCTCGCTGGTTCCCAAGAACGGCCTCCAGCTCGACGCCTGGTGGTGGGACGCGGGGAAGGCGGCGGCGCTGGAAGCGAGGCGCTAGCCCGCGCGCATGGGGGCCTACGTCGTCCGCCGCCTCCTGCTCGTGATCCCGACCCTGTTCGCGATCATGCTCGTGAACTTCGCGGTCGTGCAGGTGGTGCCGGGGGGGCCGATCGAGCAGATCCTGGCCCGTCTCGAGGGCACCGCGGTGGGCGCCACCTCACGCGTCTCCGGTGGCGGCGGCGAGCTCGCTCCGGCCGGGCCGGCCGCGCCGGGCGGCGGCGGCCCCTCGCGCTACCGCGGCGCCCAGGGCCTCGACGCCGAGTACATCGCGCGTCTCGAGAAGGAGTTCGGCTTCGACCAGCCGCCCTGGAAGCGCTTCCTCGAGATGATGCGCCGCTACCTCCTCTTCGACTTCGGCAAGAGCTACTTCCGCGACAAGCCGGTGATGGAGCTGGTGCTCGAGCGCATGCCGGTGTCGATCTCGCTGGGCCTGTGGACGACGCTCCTCGTCTACGCGATCTCGATCCCGCTCGGCGTTCGCAAGGCCGTGCGCGACGGCTCGCGCTTCGACGTCTGGACCAGCGGTGTCGTGATCGCCGGCAACGCGATCCCCTCCTTCCTGTTCGCGATCTTCCTGGTCGTGGTCTTCGCCGGCGGGCGCTACCTCGACTGGTTCCCGCTGCGCGGCCTCGTCTCCGAGAACTGGCGCGAGCTCTCCTTCCCGCGCCTGGCCCTCGACTACCTGTGGCACATGGTGCTGCCGGTCACGTCGATGGTGATCGGCGGCTTCGCCTCGCTCACGATCCTGACCAAGAACTCGTTCCTCGACGAGATCCACAAGCAGTACGTGACGACCGCGCGCGCCAAGGGGCTCGGCGAGCGGCAGGTGCTCTACGGGCACGTCTTCCGCAACGCGATGCTGATCGTGGTGGCCGGCTTCCCGGCGGCCCTGATCGGGATCCTCTTCGCGAGCTCGCTCCTGATCGAGGTGATCTTCTCGCTCGAGGGGCTCGGGCTCCTCGGCTTCGAGGCCGCGATCAACCGCGACTACCAGGTGATGTTCGGGACGCTCTACGTCTTCACCCTGATGGGCCTGGTGCTGGGCCTCGTCGCCGACCTCACCTACACCTTCGTGGATCCCCGGATCGACTTCGAAGGGCGCGAGGTCTAGCGCGTGCTCGGCGAGCTCGGGCGCCGCCGCTTCGAGGCCTTCCGCGCGAACCGACGCGCCTGGTGGTCGTTGTGGATCTTCGCGGCCCTGTTCCTGGGCACGCTGCCGGCCGAGCTCGTCGCGAACGACAAGCCGCTGCTCGTCCGCTACGAGGGCCGCTTCTACGTGCCCGTCCTGCGCAGCTACCCGGAGACCACCTTCGGCGGCTTCTTCGAGACCGAGGCGCAGTACCGGGCGCCCGAGGTGCAGGAGCTGATCCGGGCCAAGGGCTGGCTCGTCTGGCCGCCGATCCCGTACTCCTACGACACCCACGTGCGCGACCTCGCGGGCCCCGCGCCCTCGCCGCCGAGCGCGAAGAACTGGCTCGGCACCGACGACCAGGCCCGCGACGTGGTGGCGCGCCTCGTCTACGGCTTCCGGATCTCGGTGCTCTTCGGGGGCATCCTGACCCTCCTCTCGTCGCTGGTCGGGGTCACGGCCGGCGCGGTGCAGGGCTACTTCGGCGGCCGGATCGACCTCTTCTTCCAGCGCTTCATCGAGATCTGGTCGAGCATGCCGACACTCTTCCTGCTGATCATCCTGGCCAGCGTCGTGCAGCCGAGCTTCTGGTGGCTTCTCGGGCTGCTGCTGCTCTTCTCGTGGATGAGCCTGGTGGCGGTGGTGCGCGCCGAGTTCCTGCGCGCGCGCAACTTCGACTACGTGCGCGCGGCCCGCGCGCTCGGCGCGCGCGACCTGACGATCATGTTCCGCCACATCCTGCCCAACGCGATGACCGCCGCGCTCTCCTTCCTGCCGTTCATCCTGTCGGCGGCGATCACCTCGCTGACGGCGCTCGACTTCCTGGGCTTCGGCCTGCCGCCGGGGAGCCCCTCGCTCGGCGAGCTCCTGAACCAGGGCAAGAACAACCTGAACGCCCCCTGGCTCGGGCTCTCGGGCTTCTTCGTGATCGCGATCCTGCTCGCGCTGCTGGTCTTCGTCGGCGAGGGGGTGCGCGACGCCTTCGACCCGCGGCGGACCTTCCGCGCTGCGCCGCCGCCGCCGGAGCCCGGCGCCGTCGCGGAGGCCGCGTGAGTCTCCTCGAGGTGCAGGACCTCGCGGTGCGCTTCGAGGGTGGCGGCAAGCCGGTCGACGCCGTACGCGGCGTCTCGTTCACGGTCGAGCGCGGAGAGACGGTGGCGCTCGTCGGCGAGAGCGGCTCGGGGAAGTCGGTGACGGCGCTCTCCGTGCTCCAGCTCCTGCCCCCGGCCGCGCGCCATCCGGCGGGCCGGATCCGCCTCGACGGCCGCGAGATGATCGGGGCGCCCGAGCCCGTGCTGCGCGAGCTGCGCGGCAACCGCGCCGCCATGATCTTCCAGGAGCCGATGACCTCGCTGAATCCGCTCCACCGGGTAGGGCGCCAGATCGGCGAGATCGTGACCCTGCACCGGAAGGCCTCCGACACCGAGGTGCGGGTACGCGCGGTCGAGCTGCTGTGCCAGGTGGGTCTCGACGAGCCCGAGCGCCGGCTCGAGGCCTACCCGCACGAGCTCTCCGGCGGCCAGCGCCAGCGCGTGATGATCGCGATGGCGCTCGCGAACGAGCCGGACCTGCTGATCGCCGACGAGCCCACCACCGCGCTCGACGTCACGATCCAGGCCCAGATCCTGGCGCTCCTGCGCGAGCTGCGCGCGAGGACGGGGATGGCGCTGCTCCTCATCACGCACGATCTCGCGATCGTGCGCCGGATGGCGGATCGCGTGTGCGTGATGCAGGGCGGCCGGATCGTCGAGCAGGGCCACGCCGAGCGCGTCTTCACGGCTCCCGAGCACCCCTACACGCGACACCTGCTGGCGTCCGAGCCGCGGGGCGCTCCGGCCCCCGTGGCGCCCGATGCGCCGACGGTGCTCGAGGCGCGGGACCTGCGGGTCTGGTTCCCGATCCGGCGCGGAGTCCTGCGCCGGGTGACCGGCCACGTGAAGGCGGTGGACGGCGTCTCGCTCGCGGTCCGGGCGGGCGAGACGGTGGGCATCGTCGGCGAGAGCGGCAGCGGCAAGACGACGCTCGCCTTCGGGCTCCTGCGCCTCGAGCGCAGCGAGGGCTCGATCCGCTTCCACGGCCGTGAGCTCCAGGGCCTGCCCTGGGCCGCGACGCGGCCGCTGCGCCGCGCGATGCAGATCGTGTTCCAGGATCCCTTCGCCAGCCTCTCGCCGCGCCTGCCGGTCGGGCGCATCGTCGGCGAGGGGCTCGAGATCCACGGCATGGGCTCCCCGGCCGAGCGCGAGCGGCGCGTGATCGAGGTGCTCGAAGAGGTCGGCCTCGACCCCGCGAGCCGCCATCGCTACCCGCACGAGTTCTCGGGCGGCCAGCGCCAGCGCATCTCGATCGCGCGCGCGCTGGTGCTGCGACCCGAGCTGGTCGTCCTCGACGAGCCCACCTCGGCGCTCGACGTGTCGGTGCAGGCGCAGATCGTCGAGCTGCTCCGCGAGCTCCAGCGCCGCCACCGGCTCGCCTACCTCTTCATCAGCCACGATCTGCGCGTCGTGCGCGCGATGAGCCACCAGATCCTCGTCCTGCGCGGCGGCCGCGTGGTCGAGCAGGGTGCGGCGGAGGTGCTCTTCGCGGCTCCCCGCGAGCCCTACACCCGGGCGCTCCTGGCGGCGGCGATCGACCTCGAGGCGGCGCCGGCGGGGGCGGTGGCGACCTGAGGCCTTCGGGTGCACGATCGAAGGGGGAGGACCGATGACCCGAACCATCCTGCGCGCCCTGGGTCTCCTGCTCTCGTTGCTCGTGCTCGCGGCGGTCGTCCTGACCCTGCGCGCGCTGCGCCTGCCCTCGCGCCAGGTCTCGGTGCCGCCGGCACCCGCGCGCGCGGTCGACGCCGAGCGGGTGGCCGCGCACCTGGCCGAGGCGATCCGGATCCCGACGGTCATCACCTCACCCGACCCCGCAGAGCTCGAGGCCGAGCCCTTCCGCGCCTTCTCGGCCTGGCTTGCGGCGACCTACCCGCGCCTGCACGGGGCACTCGCGCTCGAGCGCGTCTCCGGCCACTCGCTCCTCTACACCTGGCAGGGGAGCGACCCCGCGCTCGCGCCGCTGCTCCTGCTCGCGCACCAGGACGTCGTGCCCGCTGGCAATCCCGAGCGCTGGACGCATCCGCCCTTCTCGGGCGCGATCGCCGAAGGCCAGGTGTGGGGGCGCGGCGCGATCGACGACAAGGGGGCGCTCGTCACGATCTGCGAGGCGGTCGAGGCGCTGCTCGCCGAGGGCTACGAGCCGCGCCGCACCGTGATCCTGGCGTTCGGCCACGACGAGGAGGTGGGCGGGCCGAGCGGCGCGGTGAAGATGGCCGAGCGCCTCGCCGCGCGCGGCGTGCGCCCGGCGCTCGTCCTCGACGAGGGCTACGTGCTGCTCGAGCCCGGTACGGTGCCGGGCTTCGACGGCCCGGTGGCTCCGATCGGTGTCGCCGAGAAGGGCTATGCGACGCTCGCGGTGGTGGCGCGTGCGGCCGGCGGCCACTCCTCGACGCCGCCGCGGCGGACGGCGACCGGCGCGCTGGCGCGTGCGATCACGCAGCTCGAGGAGCACCCGTTCCCGATCTCGGTGGGCGGCGTCACGGGCTCGTTCTTCGCGTGGCTCGCCCCCGAGCTGCCGCTCCCCGGCCGGGTCGCGCTCGCGAACGCCGACCTGCTGGCGCCGCTCCTGTCGGAGGCCGTCCGCCGCGAGCCCGGCGTGAACGCGCTCCTGCGCACGACCACCGCGGTCACGATGCTCTCCGGCTCGCCGAAGGAGAACGTCCTGCCGGTCGAGGCGCGCGCGCTCGTGAACTTCCGCATCCTGCCCGGCGAGACGGGTGAGAGCGTGCTCGCACGCGTCCGCGAGACGGTCGCGGCGCCCGACGTCGAAGCGCGCTTCGAGGGCGAGCACCGCGATCCGAGCCCGGTGTCCCCGAGCGACGGTCCTGCTTTCACGCTGCTCCAGCGCACGATCGGGGAGCTCTTCCCCGGCGCCGTCGTGGCGCCCGCGCTGGTCGTGGGCGGGACCGACGCGAGGAGCTACCACGTCGTCGCCGACGCCGTCTACCGCTTCGGCCCCTTCCGCTTCGGCCCCGCCGACATCAAGCTCCCCCACGGCATCGACGAACGGATCGCCATCGACAACCTCGGCACCGCCGTCCGCTTCTACGCCCGCCTGATCGAGAACGCCAGCCTCTGAGGGGGACAGACCCGGCGATCCGGCGATTCTCTGGACGCTTCCGCCCTCGGCTCGGCTCCTCGTAGAATCGCCGGATCGCCGGGTCTGTCCCCCTCAGGCGAGCCAGAGGAGGCCGATGCCGCAGGCGAGGCCGGCGAGGAAGGCGAGGGAGCGGAGGACGTCGAGGTTCGCGAGGTAGGCGATGGGGTGCACGATGCGGGTGGCGAGGAAGCCGAGCGAGAGGTTGGCGGCCGTGGCGCCGCGCGCGGCCTCGGGGTTGGCGAGGTGGAGCACGACCACCGCCGCCGTGAAGAAGCCGAGCGCCTCCCAGGCGTTGGCCTGGGCGGCGTAGGCACGCGCGCCGGCACCCTCGAGCTTCATGGCCTGCAGGCGCGGGTGCTTGTTGTCGATCCCACCGAGCTGACGCATGCGGAAGTAGCCGCCCGAGAAGGAGAGCACGTAGGGCAGCAGGGCGACGATCACGAGGCACCAGAGCGGGGTCGTCACGAACGATCTCCTTCGAGGCGGGTGCGAAGCACGATACACCGTTCAGGCGCAGTCGATCAGCACCTTGAGCGCGCCCGGCCGGGCCGCGTGCTCCAGGGCGAGCGCCCCGTGAGCGAGGGGAATCCGCTCCGACACCAGCGGGTCCACGTCCACGCGGCCGGCCGCGAGCGCCGCGAGAGCGGGCGGGAAGGGGCCGCAACGCGAGCCGACCACGCTGATCTCGTGGATCACGAGCGGCGCCAGGTCGAGCGGCTCGCGGGCGGCGACGGTGCTCTTCAGCACCAGTGTGCCGCGCGGCTCGGTGAGCTCGACCGCGCGCCGGAAGCCCGAGAGGGTCCCGGTGGCCTCGACCACGATCGGAGCCCGCTCGCCGTGGAACTCGGGGCCCGGGAAGGTCTCGATGCCGCGCGCCGCCAGCACCGCGAGCTTCCCGCGATGGCGCCCGATCGCGGTGACGCGTGCGCCGGCGTCGTGCAGCACCTGCGCGATCAGGAGGCCGAGCTTGCCGTCGCCGAGGACCAGCGCGCGCGCGCCGGCCGGCACCTCCACCTGCGCCAGCACCTCGAAGGCCGCCGCCAGCGGCTCGACGAAGACGGCACGCTCGTCGGGGACGCCGTCGGGCACGCGGTGCAGGTTCTCGACCGGCACCCGCACGGCCTCGGCGAAGGCGCCGTCGGCCTCGTGGATACCCATGACGCGGCGCTGCGGGCAGTGGCGGCGCAGGCCCCTCGCGCAGGTGGGGCAGCGCCCGCACGCGAAGTTGATCTCGCCGACCACGCGCTGGTCGCGCCACTCGGCGGGCCCGTCGAGGACGCGGCCCACGAACTCGTGGCCCAGCACGCCGCGAAAGGCCATGTAGCCGCGCACCAGCTCGAGGTCGGTGCGGCAGACGCCGGCGAGCGACACCCGCACCAGCGCCTCGTCGGGGGAGGGCTTGGGGTCGGGCCGCTCGACCAACGCGGCGCGCTGGCCGTCGAACGCGAGCGCGCGCATGCCTTCCCTCCCCCTAGCCCGGCCAGCCGGCTCCCGGCACCTCCACCTCGATCGCCTCGATCCGACCCTGGCGGTCACCGGTCTCGGCGGGATCGTGCGCCCGGGCCGTGCAGACGAAGAGGGTGCGTCGCTCCGGTCCGCCCAGCATGCACGCGATCGCGGAGCGGTCGACGGCGATGCGCTCCGCCACGGCCCCGCCCTCGCGCACGCGCAGGACCTCGTTGCTCACCGGCGACGCCACCCAGATCGCGCCCTCCGCGTCGAGGCAGATCCCGTCGGGCACGGCCTTCTCGAGCGGTGCCCACACGCGCCGGTTCGAGAGCCGCCCGTCGCCGGCGACGTCGAAGGCCGTGAGCCGCGCGCCGAAGCTCTCGCCGACGATCAGGGTGCGGCCGTCGGGCGTGATCACGGTGCCGTTCGGGAACTGCAGGTCCGAGGCGGCGATCTCGGCGTGCCCGCCGGGATGCACGAGGACCAGGTTCGCGGGAGCGGGCTTCGCTCCACCGTGCAGGTCGAAGCCGAAGTTCCCGACGTAGGCGCGGCCGCCCCCGTCGACGACCATGTCGTTGCAGTGGAAGCTCGCGAAGGGCGCGAGATCGGCGACCCGGGCGAGACCGCGAGCCTCGAGCCGCAGCAGGCGGCGGTCCTTCATCGAGACGACCAGCAGCCGGCCCTCGGGATCCCAGCCGAGCCCCGACGGCTGGTTCGGCACCGCGACGATCGTCTCCACGCGACCCGCGAGGTCCACCGCGAGCACGACGCCGGCGTGCATGTCCGAGAGCCACAGCCGGTCTCCGCGCCAGCGCGGGCCTTCCGGGAAGCGCAGGCCGTCGAGCAGGACGCGGGACGCGCGGGGCATCGCGGTAGGATCCCCCCGCTCGCGCCGGCGCGCCAGCACCGCTCGGCCAGGCTTGGGCCGACATCGGGAGGCGACCGTGGACCTCGTGATCTGCCTGCTCTTCGTCGCCTACCTCTTCCCCTTCGCGGTGGCCGCGCGCTACGAGCACGAACGCCTCGGGCGGATCCTGGTCGCCAACCTCGTGTTCGGTGGGACGGCGATCGGCTGGCTCGCCGTGCTGGGCTGGGCGCGCACCCGGCGGTGCGGCCGCCCGAGCCGGTCATGCACGGCCACCTGCGGCGCCCTGCCGCCCCAGGTCACCGCCTGCACGCCCGCGCCCCCGCCCGGCACCACCGGTCCCGTCACCTGGTCCTTCAGCGGCGCGCTCGCTCCGGGCGCCAGCGGCACGGTCACCTACTCGGTCACGATCGTCCCGCCCTGAGGCCGGCGCCCGGGCCTCGCGCCCCGTCAGGACGCGAGCGGGAAGGGCTCGATCGGGGCCTCGCAGCGCGCCTCGCCGGCGTCGACGGCAGCGAGCGCCCGGCCGAGCGTCGCCGGATCGCGCAGCACGCGCTCGATCAGGAGCGCGAGGTCCGCCCGCCGGAGGAAGCCGTGGATCCGGGGGTCGCTGCTGAGGAGGCCCTGCCCGGTCGGCTCGCCGTCGCGGAGTCCACCCGGTCGCAGGATCGTGTAGGGCAGGGCGCTGCCGCGGAGGTGCTCCTCGGCGCGCGTCTTGGCGTCGACCACCGCGCCGAAGGCCGCCCGCGCCCGCTCGGATCGATACGCGGCCATCTCGCCGCAGCCGATCGCGGTCACGAGCACGAATCGTTCCGGGCGCGCGGCGAGCGCCTGGTCGATCACGATCCGGTTGCCGGCCTCGTCGACGGCGCGCGCGCCGCCGCCCCGGCTGCCGAGGGTGGAGACGACCGCCGCCCCGGCGGGCGTGAGCGCGAAGGCACGCCCCACGTCCTCCGCCGCGAGCGCGTCGCCGCGCACGATGCGGACGCCGAGGGCGTCGAGCGCGGCGGCGTCCGAGCCCGGCCGGACCAGCGCCGTGACGCCCACGCCCTGCGCGCGCAGCCGCCGCGCGAGCTCGAGGCCGGCGCCGCGGCTCGCGCCGAAGACGAGGACGGAGCGCCCGCTCATGCGGGCGCCCGTGCGGCGAGCCGGCGCTCGAGGGCGTCGAAGCGCGCGAGCTGGTCCGCGCACAGCTCGCCCGCGTCGTCGCGCCCGACGAAGAGCTTGAACATCGCGCCGCCCGCGGCGTTGAAGAACTGGATCGAAGCGGTCTGCTTGCCCATGAAGGGCCGGCGCAGGAAGACGATCGAGCGGCAGCGCTCCGCCCGCAGGTGGCCCGAGAGCGCCCCCGCGCCCTGCAGGTTGAAGAACCCGTGGCCGAGCGTGCCGGCGGGAAGCGGGCCCGAGAACTCGAAGACGCCGTCCTCGGTGTGCACGATCAGCCGGACCGGGCCCCACGCAGCCACCTCGGCCATGACCTCGCAGAAGTGCTCGCCGCCGGCCTCGCTCCAGAGCTCCTCCGGCAGGCAGCCGATCACGGTGCGCAGCGAGACGCCGTGCTCCGCCGCCACGCTCTCGAGGACCCCGCCCACCCGGCTCGCGAGCCTCGCGCGCAGTGCCTCGAGGGCGCTGCCGTTCGTCCCGGTCTGGATCTCGCTCATGTCGTCGTCCTCCTGGGTTCGTCGGGATGCAAGACGTCGCGCAGGCCGCGCGCGAGGTTCGGCGCCCAGAAGCGGCCCGCCACCGTGAGGCGGAGGCGCGGGCCGGCGCCTTCGAGGAGACCCGCGCGCTGCCACTGGCCGACGAGCGCGCCGGCGCGCTCCCGCGCGTCCGGCCCGAGCGTGGCGAGGTCGAGTCGCCCCACCTCGAGCTGCGCCGCGAGGTGCTGCTGGAGGCGCTCGTCGGCGTCCGGCTCGCGGATCGCGCGCAGGGGCTTGCGGCCCGCCCGCACGAGCGCGGCGTAGGCCTCGAGCTCCGCCGCCAGCGCGTAGGAGTGCTCGGCGAGGGAGCCGCCGGCGCCGGCGCCGTAGCCGAGGCAGTCGGCGCCCTGCTTGATCAGCAGGTTGTAGAGGTTCCGCTCGCGCGTGGCGCGCGCCCAGTGGCTGTTGCTGATCTGGCGCCAGCCCGCGTCCTCGAGCACGCGCGCGCCCTCGCGGTACAGCGCGCCCTGCTCGGGGAGCGGCAGGGCGGGGCCCGACTTTCCGGCCGCGATGGCGCCGGCGAGCGGCGTCGCCGGATAGACGTTCAGCGGGTAGAGGTCGACCCCGTCGAGCTCGAGGTCGATGCAGGCCCGCAGGTCGTCCTGCCAGGTGTCCGGCGTCTGGCCCGGGAGCCCGATCAGGAGATCGGCGACGATGGCGGCGCGGTCGCGGTCGACGAGCTCGGCGAGGAAGCGCAGCAGCTCGTCGCGCGAGGCGCGGCGCCCCTGGCTTCGGCGCACCGCGGTGTCGAAGCTCTGGACCCCGATCGAGAAGCGGTTGGCGCCGGCCTCCAGGCACGCGTCGACCTTCTCGGCGTCGAAGCCGAGCCAGCGGCCCTCGACCGTGATCTCGCAGTCCGGCGCGAGTGGCAGGGCGCCGCGCAGGGCGCGAAGCAGGTGGTGGAGCTCGCCGGCCGGCAGGGCGCTCGGCGTGCCGCCGCCCAGGTAGAGCGCGTGCACCGGCGCCCGGGCGACGCCGGCCGCGGCGCGCTCGCGCTCGAGCTCCTCGATCACGAGCGACGCGTACCCCGCGATCCTCGCCGGCTGGGCCGGACCCCGGTAGAAGCCGCAGAAGAGGCAATGGTTCGCGCAGAAGGGGACGTTCACGTAGGCGACGCGCTTGCCGCGCGGCGCGGGCGTGCCGATCAGGCGCTGCCACGCCTCCTCGAGGGCGTCCGCCGGCACCGGGCGCTGCCCCCGCCACGGCACGAGCGGGGCGCGTCGCGCGAAGGCGTCCCGGATCGGATCGCCGCCGAGCCGCGCGTGGTGGTCGCCGAGCCTGCCTGTCTGCATCGCCAGCCCGCCCCTCGTCGGGTCATCACGCAGCTGGCGGGTGGCTGGCTCGCGCGTAACGGCGGGCAGGATGGGCGCGGCGGCGGCGTCGCGACATGACGGAGATCATGTCGCCGGGCGGACTCCGCCCCCAGTCAGCCGAGGGTCCGGCGCACCATGAGCCGCTCGTAGGCTCCGGGCCAGAGCGTGGCCAGCCAGAAGGAGGCCCGCGCCTCCCGGCCGACCCAGACCGTCCGCCGGCCCGCCGTGACGCCGCGGAAGATGACCTCGGCGGCGGCCTCGGGGCCGAGCTCGCGGCCCACGCCCGTGCGGGCCCCGGCGCCGGCCGGGCGGCCGTCGGCGCCGAGCGCCCGCGCGCCGATGTCGGTGCGCACGAACGAGGGGCGGACCAGCGTCACGCCGAGCCCGTCGGCCGCGTGCTCGGTGCGCAGCGTCGCGAAGAAGCCCTCGAGCGCGTGCTTGCTCGCCACGTAGCCGCTGCGGGTCGCGAGCGGCGCGAAGCCGGCCACGCTCGAGAGCGCCACCACCCGGCCGCGCCGGGCGAGCAGCGAAGGCAGCGCGGCCTTCGTGCAGTGGACGGCTCCGAAGAAGTTCACCTCGACGACGCGCCGCAGCACCTCGACCGCGGTCTCGCGGACACGGCCCACGTGGGTGATCCCGGCGTTGTTCACGAGCAGGTCGATGCCGCCGAAGGCGGTGAGCACGCGATCGATCGCCGTAGTGCACTCGTCGGGAACGGTCACGTCGCAGCGGAGCGCGAGGCTCCGGGCGCCGGCGCGGCCGAGCTCGTCGGCGGTGGCGGCGGCGGCCTCGGCATCGAGGTCGAGCACGGCCACGGCGTAGTCCGCCTGCGCGAAGCGCTTCGCCAGCGCCGCGCCGATGCCGTGCCCGGCGCCCGTCACCACCATCTGCCTCACGATCCGCTCCCGAAGCGGACGCTGCGATAGTGGTCGAAGCACTCGCTGCTCGTGAAGCGCGGACGGAAGCCGAGCTCGCGCACGAGCGCGTCGTTGGCCAGCACCGGGCGGTAGCGCAGGAAGTCCACCTGCTCCGCGCCCCGCGACGAGAGGCCGAGCCGCCGCGCCAGCCCGAGCGCGCCCCCGAGCAGCGGGGCGGGGAGCGGGAGGTAGGGCCGGCCCAGGCGCCGTGCGATCTCGGGCAGGGCGATCGCCCCGTCGCCGCACAGGTTGTAGATGCCCGCCCGGCGCTCGAGGATCCCCTTCGCGATGGCGGCCGCCACGTCCTCGTCCCAGATCAGCACGAAGGGCGCGTCCGAGCCGGCCACCCCGATGATCACGCGCCGCTCGAAGAGGGCGCTGATGGGGCTCGCGACGCGCGCGCCCAGGATCGTCCCCACCCGGAACACGAGCTGGGAGAGGGCGGGGTGCGCCCGGCGGGCCTCGGCGATCGCCTCCTCCGCCAGCCGCTTGTGCCAGGCGTAGGCGAAGTCCTGGTTCCCGCGCAGGGGGTCCGTCTCGCGCAGCGGGACCGGGTTGTCGGCGTGGTAGCCGTAGGCCGCGCCGCTGCTCGTGTAGACGAGCTGGCGGACGCCCGCCGCCACGCAGGCCTCGATCACGTTGCGGGTGCCGAGCACGTCGATCGAGTACTCGAGCTCGCGCGAGCTCTCGGGGCCGGCCACCACCACGGCCGCCAGGTGCACCACGGTGTCGGCCGCGTGGTGCTCGAGCCGCTTCACGAGCCCGGCTTCGCGCACGTCGCCCGTCTCGTAGACGACGCCCGGCTGGCGATCGGCGGCCGCCGG from Deltaproteobacteria bacterium harbors:
- the hutW gene encoding heme anaerobic degradation radical SAM methyltransferase ChuW/HutW, whose product is MQTGRLGDHHARLGGDPIRDAFARRAPLVPWRGQRPVPADALEEAWQRLIGTPAPRGKRVAYVNVPFCANHCLFCGFYRGPAQPARIAGYASLVIEELERERAAAGVARAPVHALYLGGGTPSALPAGELHHLLRALRGALPLAPDCEITVEGRWLGFDAEKVDACLEAGANRFSIGVQSFDTAVRRSQGRRASRDELLRFLAELVDRDRAAIVADLLIGLPGQTPDTWQDDLRACIDLELDGVDLYPLNVYPATPLAGAIAAGKSGPALPLPEQGALYREGARVLEDAGWRQISNSHWARATRERNLYNLLIKQGADCLGYGAGAGGSLAEHSYALAAELEAYAALVRAGRKPLRAIREPDADERLQQHLAAQLEVGRLDLATLGPDARERAGALVGQWQRAGLLEGAGPRLRLTVAGRFWAPNLARGLRDVLHPDEPRRTTT
- a CDS encoding SDR family oxidoreductase translates to MVVTGAGHGIGAALAKRFAQADYAVAVLDLDAEAAAATADELGRAGARSLALRCDVTVPDECTTAIDRVLTAFGGIDLLVNNAGITHVGRVRETAVEVLRRVVEVNFFGAVHCTKAALPSLLARRGRVVALSSVAGFAPLATRSGYVASKHALEGFFATLRTEHAADGLGVTLVRPSFVRTDIGARALGADGRPAGAGARTGVGRELGPEAAAEVIFRGVTAGRRTVWVGREARASFWLATLWPGAYERLMVRRTLG
- a CDS encoding NAD-dependent epimerase/dehydratase family protein, encoding MAAPARDGGARSVLVTGASGLVGRQVVARLARERDAVGRIVAVDLREPAAADRQPGVVYETGDVREAGLVKRLEHHAADTVVHLAAVVVAGPESSRELEYSIDVLGTRNVIEACVAAGVRQLVYTSSGAAYGYHADNPVPLRETDPLRGNQDFAYAWHKRLAEEAIAEARRAHPALSQLVFRVGTILGARVASPISALFERRVIIGVAGSDAPFVLIWDEDVAAAIAKGILERRAGIYNLCGDGAIALPEIARRLGRPYLPLPAPLLGGALGLARRLGLSSRGAEQVDFLRYRPVLANDALVRELGFRPRFTSSECFDHYRSVRFGSGS